The Agromyces atrinae genome window below encodes:
- the yicI gene encoding alpha-xylosidase, with translation MKFTDGFWQARPGVEALYAQEAYAIDALPNRLVVEAPTRVITRRGDTLNRPLLTVTLSSPLEGVIGVRIDHHVDPGHEGFDLVGADSPLVEIETDDAGASLTSGSLTARVGRGAPWSLDFTSGGRTLTRSGPKSLAHLRLAPDANVAVEPAGTTGVSEDGRPPASIYTHARLGLGVGEQVFGLGERFGPLAKNGQTVDVWNADGGTSSEQSYKNVPFYLTDRGYGVLVNHRGHVSFEVGSEAVEQVQFAVPGETLEFFVIDGPTPADVLERYTRLTGRPPVVPAWSYGLWLSTSFTTDYDEATVTSFIDGMAERDLPLSVFHFDCFWMREFHWTDFEWDPRVFPDPEGMLERLHERGLRVSAWINPYIAGRSKLFDEAAEFFVRRADGSIWQWDMWQSGMALVDFTNPAAVSWFQEKIRALLRQGVDAIKTDFGERIPTDVVWHDGSRGPDMHNWYTQLYNQAVFDVLVEERGEREAVLFARSATAGGQQMPVHWGGDNSSSFESMAETLRGGLSLALSGFGYWSHDIGGFEGLPDPAVFKRWVAFGMLSSHSRLHGSTSYRVPWAFDEGGEAPGQSAVEVTRFFTKLKLGLMPYLFNAGLEANRVGLPVMRAMQLAFPGDPAVTHLERQYMLGGDLLVAPVFSADGDVQYYLPAGEWTNYLTGERATGGSWRRETHGFDSMPLWVREGAVLVTGSRDDRPDYDYRDDALVTVYPGGADERRVTVVDPADPETGAVEFTVRRTDAGLEVTSSDGRVFRARVTGGTTHAASGSVTLPLA, from the coding sequence GTGAAGTTCACCGACGGATTCTGGCAGGCCCGACCGGGCGTCGAGGCGCTGTATGCGCAGGAGGCGTACGCGATCGACGCACTGCCGAACCGGCTCGTCGTCGAAGCACCCACGCGTGTCATCACGCGGCGCGGCGACACGCTCAACCGGCCCCTCCTCACCGTGACCCTCTCGAGCCCGCTCGAGGGCGTCATCGGCGTGCGCATCGACCACCACGTCGACCCGGGTCACGAGGGCTTCGACCTCGTCGGCGCTGACTCGCCGCTCGTCGAGATCGAGACGGATGACGCGGGCGCGAGCCTCACGTCGGGAAGCCTCACGGCTCGCGTCGGCCGCGGCGCGCCCTGGTCGCTCGACTTCACCTCCGGCGGACGCACGCTCACGCGCTCGGGCCCGAAGTCGCTCGCGCACCTCCGACTCGCCCCCGACGCGAACGTCGCCGTGGAGCCCGCGGGAACCACCGGCGTCAGCGAGGACGGCCGGCCTCCGGCATCCATCTACACCCACGCGCGCCTCGGACTCGGCGTCGGCGAGCAGGTCTTCGGACTCGGCGAGCGGTTCGGTCCGCTCGCGAAGAACGGCCAGACGGTCGACGTGTGGAACGCCGACGGCGGCACGTCGAGCGAGCAGTCGTACAAGAACGTGCCCTTCTACCTGACCGACCGCGGCTACGGCGTGCTCGTCAACCACCGCGGGCACGTGTCGTTCGAGGTCGGCTCCGAAGCCGTCGAGCAGGTGCAGTTCGCGGTACCCGGCGAGACCCTCGAGTTCTTCGTCATCGACGGCCCGACGCCCGCCGACGTGCTCGAGCGCTACACGCGCCTCACCGGTCGCCCGCCCGTCGTGCCCGCGTGGTCGTACGGCCTGTGGCTCTCGACGAGCTTCACGACCGACTACGACGAGGCGACCGTCACGAGCTTCATCGACGGCATGGCCGAGCGCGACCTGCCGCTCAGCGTGTTCCACTTCGACTGCTTCTGGATGCGCGAGTTCCACTGGACCGACTTCGAGTGGGACCCGCGCGTGTTCCCCGACCCCGAGGGCATGCTCGAGCGCCTGCACGAGCGCGGCCTCCGCGTGAGCGCGTGGATCAACCCGTACATCGCAGGGCGCTCGAAGCTCTTCGACGAGGCCGCCGAGTTCTTCGTGCGCCGCGCCGACGGCTCGATCTGGCAGTGGGACATGTGGCAGTCGGGCATGGCGCTCGTCGACTTCACGAACCCCGCGGCCGTGTCGTGGTTCCAGGAGAAGATCCGCGCGCTGCTGCGCCAGGGCGTCGACGCGATCAAGACCGACTTCGGCGAGCGGATCCCCACCGACGTCGTCTGGCACGACGGCTCGCGCGGCCCCGACATGCACAACTGGTACACGCAGCTCTACAACCAGGCCGTCTTCGACGTGCTCGTCGAGGAGCGCGGCGAGCGCGAGGCCGTGCTCTTCGCCCGCTCGGCGACGGCCGGCGGGCAGCAGATGCCCGTGCACTGGGGCGGCGACAACTCGTCGTCGTTCGAGTCGATGGCCGAGACGCTGCGCGGAGGGCTCTCGCTCGCGCTCAGCGGCTTCGGCTACTGGTCGCACGACATCGGCGGCTTCGAGGGACTGCCCGACCCCGCCGTGTTCAAGCGCTGGGTCGCGTTCGGCATGCTCTCGAGCCACTCGCGCCTGCACGGGTCGACGAGCTACCGGGTGCCGTGGGCCTTCGACGAGGGCGGAGAGGCGCCCGGGCAGAGCGCCGTCGAGGTCACGCGCTTCTTCACGAAGCTCAAGCTCGGACTCATGCCGTACCTGTTCAACGCCGGGCTCGAGGCGAACCGCGTGGGCCTGCCCGTCATGCGCGCTATGCAGCTCGCGTTCCCCGGCGACCCCGCGGTGACGCACCTCGAACGCCAGTACATGCTCGGCGGCGACCTTCTCGTCGCCCCGGTCTTCTCGGCCGACGGCGACGTGCAGTACTACCTGCCGGCGGGGGAGTGGACGAACTACCTCACGGGCGAGCGCGCCACGGGCGGATCGTGGCGTCGCGAGACGCACGGCTTCGACAGCATGCCGCTGTGGGTGCGGGAGGGCGCCGTGCTCGTCACGGGCTCCCGTGACGATCGCCCCGACTACGACTACCGCGACGACGCGCTCGTCACCGTGTATCCGGGCGGAGCCGACGAGCGCCGCGTCACCGTCGTCGACCCGGCCGACCCCGAGACGGGTGCGGTCGAGTTCACGGTGCGCCGAACGGATGCCGGCCTCGAGGTCACGTCCTCCGACGGTCGCGTCTTCCGCGCGCGCGTCACCGGCGGCACGACCCACGCCGCCTCCGGCTCCGTCACCCTCCCCCTCGCCTAG